The DNA region TCTCCCAATTTAGAACAAGATTTTTCTCCTCACATCTAGCTAATACCTTGCACAAGTTGTTGAGGCATGATGTAAAATCGGATCCATACACTGAGAAATCATCCATGAAAACTTCCATGAAATCATCGATCATATCTGTAAAGATAGACATCATGCATCTCTGGAAGGTATCAGGAGCATTACAAAGCCCAAAGGGCATCCTTCGGTATGCGAATGTACCATATGGACAAGTGAATGTGGTCTTTTCCTGATCCTCATGATGAATAGGGATTTGGAAAAATCCTGAATAACCGTCGAGAAAACAGTAGTACTGATGATTCGCTAATCTTTCGAGCATTTGGTCGATGAAGGCAGGGGAAAATGATGCTTCCTAGTGGCGGCATTTAATTTCCTATAATAAATACACATTCGATGCCCAGTGACGGTTCTCGTAGGAATGAGTTCGTCTTTATCGTTCTTCACCACTGTAATACCTCCCTTTTTCGGAACGACATGCACCGGGCTTACCCAATTACTATCTGAAATCGGGTAAATGATTCCGGCATCGGGTAGTTTAATGATTTCCTTCTTAACTACTTCTTTCAGGTTTGGGTTTAGCCTTCTTTGGTGTTCTATTGATGGTTTCGATTTATCTTCTAAATGAATGCGGTGCATGCATAGAGCTGGAGAGATACCAGGAATATCGTCGAGAAAATACCCGAGAGCTTTCCTATACTTGCGCAATTTGTTCAGTAGCAATGCAAGTTCTCCATCATTCATGTTGGCATTAACGATTACATGATAAGAATTATCATAGAGAAAAGCGTATTTGAGTCCAGCGGGAAATTGTTTCAACTTGACCTTGGTGCTTTTTCAGAGCTCAAATTGTTCAGCAAAGATggttgtcgatcgatggtacgtTGTGTATATCGATCGACGTTGATTTTTGACTCGTCGTTTTCCTCTTCATcaacattttttatttcctcgCTTGCGTTCATCAGCCGCGTATATTCGTCAGTCCTGTTATCCATGCTATACATGTTTCTTTCAGTGGTAAAAAAGTCATTTTCTAACGGGTCATCTGAGCGTAGATCCCCAAGGATTCTTCAGCTTGCTCAGATATGTCATCCACATAGAATGCTTGATTATCGATTAGGGGATGCTAGATTAATTTTTCCATGTCAAAAGTCATTGAAATGTCTCCAATGTTCAAACGTAATCGTCCTTCCTTTACGTCAATTATCGCTCCAGTTGTGGCTAGGAAAGGCCTTCCTAAAATAAGGGGATACTTTGGTTCATGCTTGTATTTTAACACAACGAAGTCCGTAGGTATATGACAATTGTTTATCTTTATAGGTACGTCCTCAAGTAGTCCTTCTGGTACTCGAACAGATCTATCAGCAAGAACCAGAGGGTTATTTGGGTTGGTTTAAATTTGTCAAACCCAAGGGATATAGCAACAGAGTAAGGCATAAGGTTGACGTTGGAGCCTAGATCGCAAAGTGATCtatcaaatcttttatcttttatgttgCAATCTAGAACAAAACTTCCAGGGTCAGGTGTTTTGATCGGCATTTCGCCTTGGATTATGGCACTTACATCTTCAGAAACTATCATGACACTGTTTTCCGATGATAGAAAATTTTTGGACACCATGTCTTTCACATATTTCTTAATCGGAGGTGAAACTTTTATGGCATCGCTCAGTGGCATTTCAATTGTGATTTTTTCGAGGGCTTTCTTGCAAATTGCTTTATCCAATTCTCGTTTTGTCTGCGATGTGTTGGGAGGGAAGGGTGTTAAAGGTTTGTACATTCTCTCTACTACCGGTTCGACGGCTGTCGTTCTCGGTGTAGTAGGTGTAGGACGTCGATCGATGATTGCATCACCACGTCGATCGATGTTCTTACCCTTCCGTCGATTGATATCTTGTTTACTTTGTCGATCGATAGTTGCATCTTCATTTTTATCATCGCTGGGGTTAATCGGTTCAGAATCAACAAGATTTATTGGTTTGGATCCACATTTTTCAGTTCTCTCTCTTTCAGCGAATTCGCCATTGGAAACTCTTTCTCTTGTAGTTGGAACAAGGCGTTTCCCGCTCCTTAAAAGTACAGAGCAGACTTGACGTTTTGGGTTTGTGTCGACCCTTATAGGGAGACACTCTTTTTCTCTTCGGACAAACCCATCGTCCTGGGAAACTCGGCTTTCCAAAACTTTTACATAATCGCTCAAAGCCTTaaatttcttattaaaattAGAGCACATGGAATCTAATCTTACATCAACATCCAGGACCGTCTTCTGCTGGCCTTTCAAAATTTCTTCCAATTTAGATTCCACAATGCTCTCATGAGTATGTTCTTCCTCATGGCTTCTTGTAGACCTCATGTTTATCTGCGGGTTAGCAAGTTTTTGTTCGCAAAAGAAAATTTGATCGATGAGGTATACatgttcttcttcatctccttcatgTGAAGAGGTCTTGGATATCTGATCTCCATTGGAAATCTCCATCTTTCTCCTCCAGAGATCAACCTTCGCGGTACTAGTGTTGGTTGCCACATTTTCAATTAGGATTGTGGCTTCTTCAGGGCTCCTAGTTTTGAAGTTCCCTTGCTTTGCAGCGTCCAAAGTTGATTGGTACATCAAATCGAGACCTCTGAAGAAAATATTAAGTAGTTGAATCTCGAAAAATCCATAGTGGGGGAAGTCTCGCTGGTAGCCTTTGAATCTCACCCAAGAGGCTTTAAAAGCTTCAGCAGTGCCTTgagaaaaaatatagatattattCCTAATTTTTTCAGTCCGTGCATCATCGAAGAAATTTTGGAGAAAGGCACTTTTGATATCGCTCCAGCAAGTCAGAGATCCTGTCTGCAACTGTTTTAGCCAGCAGGTCGCATCCCCATCAAGAGAATGCGGGAAGAGTTTGCAGAATAGGTAGTCTTCGGAAACTCCCAGCATCTTTATGTTAGACACAAAGTCCTCAAGTGCTTCGATATGGTCTATGGAATTTTCATGAGGGAGACCATGAAAGGGGTTTTTACCTGCTAgagataaatattttggttttaattcaAAGTCTTTCCTTTGAATCGCTGGTGGGCGGATCGCAGACCTGTTGGTGTATAACCGATCAGGTCTGTTGTAATCTCCAATCGTTTGGTAACGCTCCAGTCCAGCATTCAAAACAACAGCTATTCCAACAGGGATTGGAGTCCTATGTCTATAATTAATTTGGTTCGATGCATTGCATACTTGATCCCTTTTATTTCCTAGAACTACTTTTACATTATTGAAATTCGTAAACACAGTCTTACCTGCTTCCGGCTGGTGGGCGTCGATCGATGTGTGTAAATCAGGGTCAATCGATTTTGGTTGACCGGTATCGATCGATTCCAGCAGTGAAGTGTTGATCGTCTCGTTCGTCAATACGTCGCTCGATAATCGCTCGATAAGCTCATATCTGCGCCGATCGATTGTCTGGCCGAGACTTGTGTTCTTCTCCTAAGTACCTTTGTCAGCAGGAAGGTGAAAAACTTTTCAGCAACAGAATGTAAAATCTAgactatattataaatttaatctaCTGGTAATAAGAAtgagtccccggcaacggcgccaagtTTGATATcaatcaaattaccctaaggagtgaattacctctctcaaataagagattcaattgtaatacttaggggtcgaatccacagagactcaAGGATTACACAATAGATTATATAGTCTTCGAATTAAAGCTAGAAAATAGGTTTTAAACAGTAAATTAAATGGTATGAAAGGCAGTTGCTCGATTGATTTGATTTGAGGTTGTTAACAGGAAGAAAGgtagctagattcaggtattaTCACAGGTTTGACAAGTTTGCAATTTATTTAGGGTTTTTAGTATTCATAGTTCTGAACTCAAACTGTTGGTTTAATCAAATGATTAACTTCGGTTGGATCTAGGGTCATCAACTCTCGTTCGATGATCATAAGAAACTGTTGATCGATAATTCAATGgaacatcgatcgatgcacctTTCACAATATCGACCGATACAACCCTAGTTGCGTCGATCGATATTGCTTCCAGCGAGCCTTAAGATCAGGTTTGATGGGTTCTCTAATCTAACTAGGAACAACTCTCGTTTGTTCTCAGTCAGATTAGAACATACTAGTTTAGTTTTTAGGAAATTGCTAAGTTCTCACTTATCCAAattaatcctaagatctagGTCAAGGATGATTAATCTCAAACAAAGTATTAAGAACAACTAGATGAAGAACTATATTTTAAACACCCTAACAATGGTTTATATGCAATACATGAGTCAACCTtgtgagaaacctaaatctaacaatgaGACTACTCAAACATATTCATAAGAAATATTATGATAGTCTGAATAATACTGCAATAGAATAAATAAGAGAAGAACAAAGTAAAGAAacaaagggagttcaagatcttccctCTCTCAAGGTGctcagatctctctctccaatcctaagctttctctctctctagaatagTATGAAGCATAGCAgccaacaatggcttagaataCAGTAAAATAGGGTTTCTAGTCGTCCAAGGGCATAAGGGTAATTTGTGGTTACTTCTGGGCTTCAGTTGGTcataaaatatactcagcccacattctgatctccctgtcgatcgacatgcagttttctgcatcgatcgacatacaatcctcttctcgacagcttcctctcgcgaggcagactgaccactctttagtAAAATGGGCATATCTTCTGCTACAGGATGCTGATTGACCTCAGACCACTGGCATTGGAAATCTAACTCAAAGCTATATCTTGTGTCTAAagatgggctaaatccaacggtgggaaggtctccattGAGAGCTAAACATCGGAAgtgtctgtgcagttctgcactgcgaaagactccaaaaggcaccaaaattaccttatatctccaaatcatccctgaacctgtaaatactctaaatagaatccaatacataataaatagtatataaaacacttatataccatgagtaaaaataggtaaaattcatggtatatcactatgtatgaagtggtgtaatcaagtgtcatgccaaacatgttcttcattgcatctgTGATATGTTGCGGATTCAACCCATCAATGATTCCAACACGATCTATGAAAAGTCGATCAATTTACTTCGGAGTACAGTGTTTCCGCTGAGTGATTGTGTCTGCGATGGAACATGTATGAGTTTCCACATACTTGGTTACCCAAAACGTTTTAGCCCCATGTTTCACACTTGCTCTGACCTTCAATTGACAACCACTAACACGACATGTTGCCACAAAGAGAGTTTTCGTTGACTTGTATACTCTGAAGGAGAATCTACGCCTCACCGCTGTCAACCGCAACTCTAAAAGTAGTGCATCCCTACTatcaaaactctggttgacataggtTCTGTCTGCAGATGATCCTTGTCCTTCACAACCATATGTCCTTGTAATCTTCAAAACAgatttcatcatcttcttcctcatcctcGTTTTCAACCTTTCCATATTCACTATAATCCTCAGCATCATAAAAAGCTTCAGCGACAACAGGGATGTCAGCATCCTCTTCTCCATCATGATCCTCAGATTCATCCCTTCCTCACCTTCATCCCCCTCCTCATCTTCATCCCCCACATCAGCTTCATCCCCCTTCTCAACTTCATCCCCCTCCTCAGATTCATCCCCCACATCAGCTGTGAGATAACAaactaagtcccacattggagaattagacaaagagtgtctaatatataaagagatgtccaactctaataGTATGAAGCCTTTTGgaatggaaaccaaaagtaaatccatgcgggcttgccattaaggcccaaagtggacaatatcgtactaatcggatgaTATAGAGTTGGATATGGGCTCAcacaatcccaacaattggtatcagagcggttgaCGAGAAATCTGCAAGAAGACCTAAATACCCTTCGAGAGATGAATGGGTATATCCTATGAGTTAGGAATGATGAGAGGTGTGTGCGGCAGACATTAAGTCAGAAGATTCTGAAAATCAGTTGTGGGACACGAGATGAATGTGATCCTTAGTTTGAGGGGGAGAATGTGAGATAACAaactaagtcccacattggagaattagacaaagagtgtctaatatataaagagatgtccaactctaataGTATGAGGCCTTTTGaaatggaaaccaaaagtaaatccatgcgggcttgccattaaggcccaaaatagacaatatcgtactaatcggatgaTATAGAGTTGGATATGGGCTCACACAATCCCAACATCAGCTTCATCCCTTTCCTCTGAAACCGTTCTCATCTTGCTAGAGCTTGATACATAAAGACGTACTTCATGCGTTTTAGTTATCTTGAACAAGTTctgaacttgtctatcacttgtaacatgaatagGAGGAAGGTTTGGAGCCACTCTGTTGTAATGAGTAGTTTAACTCCACAGACTCTGTGTTCATGTCCagattataatcttcttgagccattgcaacaagatCAGCATGTGTCGAACCTTCACTCAAAAAAACATTCTAGCTACTTTGAATTGATCAACCACAAAAATCCAACATCCATCTTTCAACAatcattctccatacactgcttGTAACTGACGGATCATCTGAAAAagtcaaaataaaacacattagcaGACATATAACAAAGAAAACGAAAGTTTATTAAAGATAGATCTGGATGACTtcaatataagtcgtccagacgactaaacTTTAAGTCGTCTAGTCAACGCAGAAgttatttttgcaattgactttgaAATATGTTATTTGGACGACTGAAAAATAAGtcgtttaatttattttggttaaaaaaatcTCCAGAAAACCTAGACGGCTTACATTTCAGTCGTTATAGGTTAGTTTGCATTTGACTAGATTATTTCGGAAGTTTGACTTTCCTGGACGACTTACATTTTAGTCGTCTGTCGGAAAATtgaaatatcaatattttattaaaactcgACGACTTACATTTCAGTCGCCATAG from Raphanus sativus cultivar WK10039 unplaced genomic scaffold, ASM80110v3 Scaffold0092, whole genome shotgun sequence includes:
- the LOC108830659 gene encoding uncharacterized protein LOC108830659, giving the protein MLGVSEDYLFCKLFPHSLDGDATCWLKQLQTGSLTCWSDIKSAFLQNFFDDARTEKIRNNIYIFSQGTAEAFKASWVRFKGYQRDFPHYGFFEIQLLNIFFRGLDLMYQSTLDAAKQGNFKTRSPEEATILIENVATNTSTAKVDLWRRKMEISNGDQISKTSSHEGDEEEHVYLIDQIFFCEQKLANPQINMRSTRSHEEEHTHESIVESKLEEILKGQQKTVLDVDVRLDSMCSNFNKKFKALSDYVKVLESRVSQDDGFVRREKECLPIRVDTNPKRQVCSVLLRSGKRLVPTTRERVSNGEFAERERTEKCGSKPINLVDSEPINPSDDKNEDATIDRQSKQDINRRKGKNIDRRGDAIIDRRPTPTTPRTTAVEPVVERMYKPLTPFPPNTSQTKRELDKAICKKALEKITIEMPLSDAIKVSPPIKKYVKDMVSKNFLSSENSVMIVSEDVSAIIQGEMPIKTPDPGSFVLDCNIKDKRFDRSLCDLGSNVNLMPYSVAISLGFDKFKPTQITLWFLLIDLFEYQKDYLRTYL